The following coding sequences lie in one Lolium perenne isolate Kyuss_39 chromosome 2, Kyuss_2.0, whole genome shotgun sequence genomic window:
- the LOC127321972 gene encoding uncharacterized protein — translation MPRPSASETASRFAAHWVADALAADDALDFSSLMALLDATPESLTGAPASVSERVALRCLQELSAAASTGDGPTASRAPAGVLRVDITRSCEDLLLQIIGKVGTSGNLRKDMLPDFSQDIQNIICIKKPRLPETCFELLREVDPEIACTALPSPLEQNGDNTHDRLNIEEPRLPTDNAIHLVEDLTNLADQTYKENIMKELSEPTSDLQQPCISDTIIPRVDSNKTHPSSPQNDRGEKANQDLEYEGTSIQPVEKDSVHEKLAPRAGSVLPSVSCNDAIQGDKSETNHLLGKSKEHAALYEQPNDGNCHLKVCCGDKVNQSICSVTLHNRISEGNYLSEQNNAKRTTDVQKLSCSIPAPIPPRDGDGRRAKQISNKETLANTLVETSHAHSSDDSLSGSADEMSFCIKDQGTNSSPLGCSEKDLCIKCGKYGQLLKCSSCLLAAHKSCFGPAVTFVDSGKFCCPVCFYTKATEAYQEAKKTYCEARKNLAAFLGSQQLINQHDEQLPEVLPRASPSKGHLNGCNFLVKRKNSQQIDMHRLAYSDEKADQHRKKQKTNATVDACHEKAVTGKAPSAAQKEQEVKITETREESGNENSCDGMRITSHEKCGPSATNQECMADKEDSLKICNQGDGETEAISSKIDMHRLACSDEKADQHRKKQKTNATVDACHEKAVTGKAPSDAHKEQEVEITATREESGNESSCDGMRSTSHEKCGPSATNQERKADKEDSLKNCNQGDGETEAISSKIDMHRLACSDEKADQRRKKQKTNATVDGCHEKAVTGKAPSDAQKEEEVEITETREESGNKNSCDGMRITSHEKCGPSATNQVRKADKEDSLKNCNQGDGETEAISSNDSGQRSLLPLRNSRHREARLQERETPVSCNSGKATVQQGQHMPSPSRKRKYAYPINHRSDMVAPTGRRSKLSWTDEEVAALREAMEKFNPRDNRPVPWVQILEYGRDVFHRARLPCDLRVKWRNMMKKTGS, via the exons ATGCCGCGCCCCTCCGCCTCCGAAACCGCCTCCCGCTTCGCCGCCCACTGGGTCGCCGACGCCCTCGCCGCCGACGATGCCCTCGACTTCTCCTCCCTCATGG CGCTGTTGGACGCCACGCCGGAGTCCCTCACCGGCGCCCCGGCGTCCGTGTCGGAGCGGGTGGCTCTCCGGTGCCTGCAGGAGCTCTCTGCTGCCGCCTCCACCGGGGATGGGCCCACGGCGTCGCGGGCGCCGGCGGGGGTGCTTAGGGTTGACATCACTCGCTCTTGCGAGGACTTGCTGCTTCAGATCATTGGGAAG GTCGGAACCTCGGGAAATTTGAGGAAGGATATGCTTCCAGATTTTAGTCAAGATATCCAGAACATTATATGTATCAAGAAGCCTAGATTACCAGAAACATGTTTTGAGTTG CTCAGAGAAGTGGACCCAGAAATTGCTTGCACGGCCTTACCTTCCCCATTGGAGCAGAATGGTGACAACACACATGATCGTTTAAATATAGAGGAGCCTCGATTGCCTACAGATAATGCTATACATCTGGTAGAAGACTTGACAAATTTAGCCGATCAGACATACAAAGAAAATATCATGAAGGAATTAAGTGAACCAACTTCTGATCTTCAGCAACCATGTATATCAGACACCATAATTCCACGGGTGGATAGCAACAAAACTCATCCGAGTTCTCCACAAAATGACCGTGGTGAGAAAGCAAACCAAGATCTTGAGTATGAAGGTACAAGCATTCAGCCAGTGGAAAAGGATTCAGTTCATGAGAAACTGGCTCCGCGCGCTGGCAGCGTTTTACCTTCTGTAAGTTGCAATGATGCTATTCAAGGAGATAAATCAGAAACCAACCATCTGTTAGGGAAAAGTAAAGAACATGCAGCGTTATATGAACAGCCGAATGATGGTAACTGTCACCTGAAAGTCTGTTGTGGCGACAAAGTTAATCAATCTATATGTAGTGTAACCTTGCATAATAGAATTTCAGAGGGCAATTATTTATCCGAGCAGAATAATGCGAAGAGAACCACTGATGTTCAGAAACTCAGTTGCAGTATACCTGCCCCAATCCCTCCTCGGGATGGGGATGGAAGAAGAGCAAAACAAATATCAAACAAGGAAACTCTTGCAAACACTCTGGTGGAAACATCACACGCCCACTCCTCAGATGATAGTTTAAGTGGTTCTGCTGACGAAATGTCATTCTGTATCAAGGATCAAGGCACAAATAGCTCGCCCTTGGGCTGTTCAGAAAAAGATTTGTGCATTAAATGCGGCAAATATGGTCAGTTGCTGAAATGTAGCAGCTGCTTGTTAGCCGCTCACAAGAGTTGTTTTGGTCCAGCGGTGACTTTTGTAGACTCTGGCAAGTTTTGTTGCCCAGTATGCTTCTATACTAAAGCTACTGAAGCATATCAAGAAGCAAAGAAAACATATTGTGAAGCTAGGAAGAACCTTGCTGCTTTCCTTGGCTCACAGCAATTGATCAATCAACACGACGAACAACTGCCTGAAGTGCTGCCAAGAGCTTCCCCCAGCAAGGGTCATTTGAATGGGTGCAATTTTTTGGTGAAACGGAAAAATAGCCAGCAAATTGATATGCATAGGCTTGCTTATTCAGATGAAAAGGCTGATCAGCACAgaaagaaacagaaaacaaaTGCTACAGTTGATGCTTGTCATGAGAAAGCAGTCACTGGAAAGGCTCCTTCTGCTGCACAGAAAGAGCAAGAAGTGAAAATCACAGAAACTCGTGAAGAATCTGGCAACGAGAATTCATGTGATGGAATGAGAATTACATCTCATGAAAAATGCGGCCCTTCTGCTACAAATCAGGAATGTATGGCTGACAAAGAGGATAGTCTTAAAATTTGTAACCAAGGTGATGGTGAAACAGAAGCTATATCTTCAAAAATTGATATGCATAGGCTTGCTTGTTCAGATGAAAAGGCTGATCAGCACAgaaagaaacagaaaacaaaTGCTACAGTTGATGCTTGTCATGAGAAAGCAGTCACTGGAAAGGCTCCTTCTGATGCACATAAAGAGCAAGAAGTGGAAATCACAGCAACTCGTGAAGAATCTGGCAACGAGAGTTCATGTGACGGAATGAGAAGTACATCTCATGAAAAATGCGGCCCTTCTGCTACAAATCAGGAACGTAAGGCTGACAAAGAGGATAGTCTTAAAAATTGTAACCAAGGTGATGGTGAAACAGAAGCTATATCTTCAAAAATTGATATGCATAGGCTTGCTTGTTCAGATGAAAAGGCTGATCAGCGCAgaaagaaacagaaaacaaaTGCTACAGTTGATGGTTGTCATGAGAAAGCAGTCACTGGAAAGGCTCCTTCTGATGCACAGAAAGAGGAAGAAGTGGAAATCACAGAAACTCGTGAAGAATCTGGCAACAAGAATTCATGTGACGGAATGAGAATTACATCTCATGAAAAATGCGGCCCTTCTGCTACAAATCAGGTTCGTAAGGCTGACAAAGAGGATAGTCTTAAAAATTGTAACCAAGGTGATGGTGAAACAGAAGCTATATCTTCAAATGACTCTGGCCAGCGATCATTACTCCCTTTGCGTAACAGCAGACACCGCGAAGCAAGATTGCAAGAAAGGGAGACACCAGTATCATGTAATTCAGGAAAAGCTACTGTGCAGCAGGGTCAACACATGCCTTCACcatcaagaaaaagaaaatatgCATATCCAATCAACCATCG TTCCGATATGGTCGCACCAACTGGAAGGCGCTCGAAGCTCTCTTGGACGGATGAAGAAGTAGCAGCTTTGAGG GAAGCAATGGAGAAATTTAACCCACGAGACAACAGGCCAGTTCCATGGGTTCAAATACTAGAATACGGTAGGGATGTGTTTCACCGTGCACGCCTCCCATGTGACTTGAGGGTCAAGTGgaggaatatgatgaagaaaacaGGTTCCTGA
- the LOC127321973 gene encoding uncharacterized protein, producing the protein MDREAKKEGFRKYLESSGVLDTLTKVLVALYEENDKPSSAVEFVQQKLGGPSISDYEKLKAEKLDLQLKYNELLETQKETSRQLEELKNLKIDAPWN; encoded by the exons ATG GATAGAGAAGCCAAGAAAGAAGGTTTCAGGAAGTATCTTGAATCCAGTGGTGTGCTCGATACTCTCACCAAAG TTCTTGTTGCATTGTATGAGGAGAACGACAAACCATCATCTGCAGTCGA GTTTGTTCAGCAGAAATTGGGTGGTCCTTCTATTTCCGACTATGAAAAGCTCAAAGCTGAGAAGCTGGATTTGCAATTGAAGTATAATGAGCTCTTAGAGACTCAAAAGGAAACAAGTAGACAG TTGGAGGAACTTAAGAACTTGAAGATCGACGCACCTTGGAATTAA